The following are encoded together in the Microbacterium hatanonis genome:
- the smc gene encoding chromosome segregation protein SMC, producing MHLKSLTLKGFKSFAQPTTFALEPGVTCIVGPNGSGKSNVVDALAWVMGEQGAKTLRGGKMEDVIFAGTSTRGPLGRAEVQLTIDNSDGALPIEYSEVSISRTLFRTGSSEYAINGESCRLLDVQELLSDSGLGREMHVIIGQGRLDSVLQATPEDRRGFIEEAAGILKHRRRKEKTLRKLDAMEANLTRLSDLAGELRRQLKPLGRQAEIAREAATIAAVVRDAKARLFADELVALRRELADHARTEHERHTERLVLQDQAANIRARVERLETEQRSEAVDAARRVAFSLEQVQERLRGLYSLAGQRLSLLGSDDADPSAIVTTVSQASIDDVRTEIDELAEGLGDAQDAASAATREVSRARAELDALDTDIAAQSALVSEHDMRLTALRGRAEAATSALTAMLAGVERQQRALDAATARRDEAAQALEALEPVVMPEQSVAEHAAAYERAQRDATEAESAVEALRERLHAAEREVESLTAQTTALGRALDVRNAAAGLAARGERGVRGLLADSVKVTAGFEAAIAAALGPLAEGLLVDAWDDAFSAASFARDDDLGVVDITVAEPEVVAAANAAPAGLVAACDVVAAPPGVLGLLADVFVADDLDAARAAAAVLPAELVHATIVTRSGETVTAYTIRAGSGEGRSRLELAAERDAAAERLSEIVVVADSLREALAEAAVVHRESRQKTKDTLAALREHDANVASQAEKVNRATVRFEAAVAECERLAAGLAQAAAAVTGAEDAARVAQQALESAQEAPRPILDASARDGMLAELEAARDGEMRARLDVETLRERVRAGEARIVQLERQRERERAAAEEAARRAVIRRAQREIAAEVAHQLPALLDSVDRSVSRARVELSEAESARTAVTAELTGVRAQETAVRERLAGLTESVHGLELQIHEKRLHAGSLLERVGSELGLSENILIAEYGPDQPIPTDDGDAAVEASVPFDRPAQRRRLQEAERKLGQLGRVNPLALEEFAALEQRHAFLTEQLADLTQTRADLMTIIDELDERMQTIFIAAFDDMKVAFGEIFPILFPGGTGSVALTDPDSPLTTGIEVTVRPAGKKIERLSLLSGGERSLAAVAFLVAIFTARPSPFYILDEVEAALDDANLGRLLGVFERLRESSQLIVITHQKRTMEIADALYGVSMRQDGVSAVVGQRVGDRAAR from the coding sequence ATGCATCTGAAGAGCCTCACGCTCAAGGGCTTCAAGTCGTTCGCCCAACCGACGACCTTCGCGCTCGAACCGGGTGTGACGTGCATCGTCGGTCCGAACGGATCCGGCAAGTCGAACGTCGTCGATGCCCTCGCCTGGGTCATGGGAGAGCAGGGCGCCAAGACGCTCCGCGGCGGCAAGATGGAGGACGTCATCTTCGCCGGCACCTCGACGCGCGGCCCTCTCGGTCGCGCGGAGGTTCAGCTCACGATCGACAACTCCGACGGCGCGCTCCCGATCGAGTACTCGGAGGTCTCGATCAGCCGTACCCTCTTCCGCACCGGATCGAGCGAGTACGCGATCAACGGCGAGAGCTGTCGTCTGCTCGACGTCCAGGAGCTGTTGAGCGACTCGGGCCTCGGACGCGAGATGCACGTGATCATCGGGCAGGGTCGACTCGACAGCGTGCTGCAGGCGACGCCGGAGGATCGCCGCGGCTTCATCGAGGAGGCCGCCGGAATCCTCAAGCACCGCCGTCGGAAAGAGAAGACGCTCCGCAAGCTCGATGCGATGGAGGCGAATCTCACGCGTCTGAGCGACCTCGCCGGCGAGCTGCGCCGGCAGCTCAAGCCCCTCGGGCGTCAGGCCGAGATCGCGCGGGAGGCCGCGACGATCGCGGCCGTCGTCCGCGATGCCAAGGCGCGGCTGTTCGCCGACGAGCTCGTCGCGCTCCGTCGCGAGCTCGCCGACCACGCCCGCACCGAGCACGAGCGCCATACCGAGCGGCTCGTCCTGCAGGATCAGGCGGCGAACATCCGGGCCCGCGTCGAGCGCCTGGAGACGGAGCAGCGCTCTGAAGCCGTCGACGCCGCGCGTCGCGTCGCCTTCTCTCTCGAACAGGTCCAGGAGCGTCTGCGCGGGCTCTACTCGCTCGCCGGTCAGCGCCTGTCGCTTCTTGGTTCCGACGATGCCGACCCGTCGGCGATCGTGACGACGGTGTCGCAGGCGTCGATCGACGACGTGCGGACGGAGATCGACGAGCTGGCCGAGGGACTCGGCGACGCGCAGGATGCAGCGTCGGCCGCGACCCGCGAGGTCTCGCGCGCCCGAGCCGAGCTGGACGCGCTCGACACCGACATCGCGGCGCAGAGCGCTCTCGTCTCCGAGCACGACATGCGACTCACCGCTCTTCGGGGTCGGGCGGAGGCGGCGACGTCGGCGTTGACCGCCATGCTGGCCGGCGTCGAGCGCCAACAGCGCGCCCTCGACGCGGCGACCGCACGACGCGACGAGGCCGCTCAGGCGCTCGAGGCCCTCGAGCCCGTGGTGATGCCCGAGCAATCGGTGGCCGAGCACGCGGCCGCCTACGAGCGCGCGCAACGCGATGCGACGGAGGCGGAGAGCGCGGTGGAGGCGCTCCGCGAGCGGCTGCACGCCGCCGAGCGCGAGGTCGAGTCGCTGACCGCGCAGACGACGGCCCTCGGGAGAGCTCTCGACGTGCGCAACGCCGCCGCCGGACTCGCCGCGCGGGGTGAGCGCGGTGTGCGTGGTCTGCTCGCCGACAGCGTCAAGGTCACCGCAGGTTTCGAGGCGGCGATCGCGGCGGCTCTCGGTCCGCTCGCGGAAGGGCTGCTCGTCGACGCGTGGGACGACGCCTTCTCGGCGGCGTCGTTCGCCCGGGACGACGACCTCGGTGTCGTCGACATCACGGTGGCGGAGCCGGAGGTCGTTGCGGCGGCGAACGCGGCGCCCGCCGGACTCGTCGCGGCCTGCGATGTCGTCGCGGCGCCGCCGGGCGTGCTCGGGCTCCTGGCCGACGTCTTCGTGGCTGACGACCTCGACGCGGCGCGCGCTGCGGCGGCGGTGTTGCCCGCCGAACTCGTGCACGCGACGATCGTCACTCGCAGCGGCGAGACCGTCACCGCCTACACCATCCGGGCAGGGTCGGGCGAGGGGCGCTCGCGCCTCGAGCTCGCGGCCGAGCGGGATGCTGCGGCCGAACGTCTGTCGGAGATCGTCGTCGTCGCCGACTCGCTGCGCGAAGCCCTCGCCGAGGCGGCCGTCGTGCACCGGGAGTCGCGCCAGAAGACCAAGGACACGCTCGCTGCGCTCCGAGAGCACGACGCGAACGTCGCGTCACAGGCTGAGAAGGTCAACCGCGCCACCGTGAGGTTCGAAGCCGCCGTCGCGGAGTGCGAGCGGCTCGCCGCGGGTCTGGCGCAGGCCGCCGCCGCCGTGACCGGCGCAGAGGATGCTGCTCGCGTGGCGCAGCAGGCCCTCGAGTCCGCGCAGGAGGCGCCGCGTCCGATCCTCGACGCGTCGGCTCGGGACGGAATGCTCGCTGAGCTGGAAGCGGCCCGAGACGGCGAGATGCGCGCCCGACTCGACGTGGAGACGCTGCGCGAACGGGTGCGCGCCGGCGAGGCCCGCATCGTGCAGCTCGAGCGACAGCGCGAGCGCGAACGCGCCGCGGCCGAGGAGGCCGCTCGGCGCGCCGTCATCCGGCGCGCGCAGCGCGAGATCGCGGCGGAGGTAGCCCACCAGCTCCCCGCTCTCCTGGATTCGGTCGACCGTTCCGTCAGCCGGGCGCGCGTGGAACTCTCCGAGGCCGAGTCGGCGCGCACCGCGGTCACCGCGGAGCTGACAGGGGTGCGCGCCCAGGAGACCGCCGTGCGGGAGCGTCTCGCCGGATTGACCGAGAGCGTCCACGGTCTCGAGCTGCAGATCCACGAGAAGCGCCTCCACGCCGGCAGCCTCCTCGAGCGGGTGGGGTCGGAGCTGGGTCTGAGCGAAAATATTCTCATCGCGGAATACGGCCCGGATCAGCCCATCCCGACCGACGACGGCGACGCCGCGGTCGAAGCATCCGTTCCCTTCGACCGCCCAGCGCAGCGTCGGAGGCTGCAGGAGGCCGAGCGCAAACTGGGCCAGCTGGGACGGGTGAATCCGCTCGCGCTCGAGGAGTTCGCCGCGCTCGAGCAGCGCCACGCGTTCCTCACCGAGCAGCTGGCGGACCTGACTCAGACACGCGCCGACCTCATGACGATCATCGACGAGCTCGACGAGCGCATGCAGACGATCTTCATCGCCGCGTTCGACGACATGAAGGTCGCGTTCGGTGAGATCTTCCCGATCCTGTTCCCCGGAGGCACGGGCAGCGTGGCCCTGACCGATCCCGACTCGCCGTTGACGACCGGCATCGAGGTGACGGTGCGCCCCGCGGGCAAGAAGATCGAACGGCTCTCGCTGCTCTCGGGCGGTGAGCGATCGCTGGCCGCCGTCGCCTTCCTCGTGGCGATCTTCACGGCGCGTCCCAGCCCCTTCTACATCCTCGACGAGGTGGAGGCCGCTCTCGACGACGCGAACCTCGGGCGCCTCCTGGGCGTGTTCGAGCGGCTCCGCGAGAGCAGTCAGCTCATCGTGATCACGCACCAGAAGCGCACGATGGAGATCGCCGACGCGCTCTACGGCGTTTCGATGCGCCAGGACGGCGTTTCCGCCGTGGTCGGTCAGCGCGTCGGCGACCGCGCCGCGCGCTGA
- the coaD gene encoding pantetheine-phosphate adenylyltransferase: protein MDSRIAVVPGSFDPPTLGHIDVIRRAAALYDQLHVLVVHNPGKEALLPIAQRQALLEQSIAEDGIEGDVVVAAWSMGLLVDYATDVGAGVLVKGIRSQIDVAYESPMAIVNRHLAHIETVFLLPDPAHALVSSSLVRQVAALGGDVSPFVPPAVARFLDTGASAR, encoded by the coding sequence ATGGACAGCCGGATCGCCGTCGTACCGGGGTCGTTCGACCCGCCGACGCTCGGACACATCGACGTCATCCGCCGAGCCGCAGCGCTCTACGACCAGCTGCACGTGCTGGTGGTGCACAACCCCGGCAAGGAGGCGCTGCTCCCCATCGCGCAGCGTCAGGCGCTCCTGGAGCAGTCGATCGCCGAGGACGGCATCGAAGGCGACGTGGTCGTGGCCGCGTGGAGCATGGGCCTGCTCGTCGACTATGCGACCGATGTCGGGGCGGGCGTGCTCGTGAAGGGCATCCGATCGCAGATCGACGTGGCGTACGAATCGCCTATGGCGATCGTCAACCGCCACCTCGCCCACATCGAGACCGTCTTCCTGCTGCCCGATCCGGCCCACGCGCTCGTGTCGAGTTCGCTCGTGCGGCAGGTCGCCGCCCTCGGCGGAGACGTCTCGCCGTTCGTTCCGCCGGCCGTGGCGCGGTTCCTCGATACGGGTGCCAGCGCTCGCTGA
- a CDS encoding ATP-dependent DNA helicase RecG, protein MPALTLASRLDGVVGGKTAAAFERAFGMATVGELLGHYPRRYAKRGELTPIASLPLGEPVTIVAEVVRAGERRMQNKRGSLVEVVITDGDGHMSLTFFNQPWRIKELYPGRRGIFSGKVGEYRGATQLTNPDYELFEDVEQARMTAEANANLPIPIYPATSTVTSRMITDAIALVFAGLGPIDDPLPETLRARHGLLEARTAFERVHRPDFEEQVGPAVATLRMHEALVLQSALLQQRQFVRAMSATRRPASAGGLLERFDALLPFDRTPDQVTVGDAVAADLVGEWPMNRLIQGEVGSGKTLVALRAMLQVAESGGQSALIAPTEVLAAQHVRSIARMLGPQLAPELMPTLLTGQLPAAERRKAALRAASGQARIIVGTHALLSASTTFADLGLVVVDEQHRFGVEQREALRAKGSTPHTVVLTATPIPRTVAMTVFGDLDVSTIRTMPAGRAGISSFVAPVAEKPGWFARVWDRVAEEVAQGRQAFVVCPAIDAEASTKDDTADDMVAEAEAAAPRIRWGVVQVADVLSRHPAFTQLRVEILHGKMPSDEKDAVMQAFSRGDIDVLVATTVVEVGVDVPNASAMVILEADRFGVSQLHQLRGRVGRGGLPGICLLVTEASAGTSARARVEAVASTLDGFELAEVDLELRGEGDVLGAVQSGARSSLRLLRVVKDADVIAEARATAELIFADDPALAQHPALAAAIDRRVGVLERAALARS, encoded by the coding sequence ATGCCCGCCCTGACTCTCGCGTCGCGTCTCGACGGCGTGGTGGGCGGCAAGACGGCTGCCGCGTTCGAGCGCGCCTTCGGCATGGCGACCGTCGGCGAGCTGCTCGGTCACTACCCGCGTCGGTACGCCAAGCGGGGCGAGCTGACGCCGATCGCCTCGCTTCCCCTCGGCGAGCCCGTGACCATCGTCGCGGAAGTCGTCCGCGCCGGCGAGCGTCGCATGCAGAACAAGCGCGGATCGCTCGTGGAAGTCGTCATCACCGACGGCGACGGACACATGAGCCTCACGTTCTTCAATCAGCCGTGGCGCATCAAAGAGCTCTACCCGGGGCGCCGGGGCATCTTCTCGGGCAAAGTGGGCGAATACCGGGGCGCGACGCAGCTGACCAACCCGGATTACGAGCTGTTCGAAGACGTTGAGCAGGCGCGCATGACGGCCGAGGCGAACGCGAATCTGCCTATCCCCATCTATCCGGCCACGAGCACGGTGACCAGTCGCATGATCACGGACGCCATCGCCCTCGTCTTCGCCGGTCTCGGCCCGATCGATGACCCGCTCCCCGAGACCCTTCGCGCGCGGCACGGTCTGCTCGAGGCGCGTACGGCCTTCGAGAGGGTGCATCGGCCCGACTTCGAGGAGCAGGTCGGGCCGGCGGTCGCGACGCTGCGCATGCATGAGGCGCTCGTCCTGCAGTCGGCGCTTCTGCAGCAGCGGCAGTTCGTGAGGGCGATGTCGGCGACGCGGCGCCCCGCGTCCGCCGGGGGGCTCCTCGAACGCTTCGACGCACTGCTTCCCTTCGATCGGACTCCCGACCAGGTCACGGTGGGCGACGCGGTCGCGGCCGATCTGGTCGGCGAGTGGCCGATGAACCGGCTGATCCAGGGGGAGGTCGGATCGGGGAAGACCCTCGTGGCATTGCGGGCGATGCTGCAGGTCGCCGAGTCGGGTGGCCAGTCGGCGTTGATCGCGCCGACCGAGGTGCTCGCCGCGCAGCACGTGCGCTCGATCGCCCGCATGCTCGGTCCTCAGCTCGCCCCTGAGCTGATGCCGACGCTGCTCACGGGGCAACTGCCCGCCGCCGAGCGACGCAAAGCGGCGCTGCGCGCCGCATCCGGTCAAGCGCGCATCATCGTCGGAACACACGCATTGCTCAGCGCGTCGACCACGTTCGCCGACCTCGGTCTGGTGGTGGTGGACGAGCAGCACCGGTTCGGCGTCGAGCAGCGAGAGGCTCTCCGTGCGAAAGGCTCCACGCCGCACACGGTCGTGCTCACGGCGACGCCCATTCCGCGCACCGTCGCCATGACGGTGTTCGGCGACCTCGACGTGTCCACGATCCGCACGATGCCCGCAGGGCGCGCAGGGATCTCGTCGTTCGTCGCCCCCGTCGCCGAGAAGCCGGGCTGGTTCGCGCGGGTGTGGGACCGCGTTGCCGAGGAGGTCGCCCAGGGACGACAGGCTTTCGTCGTGTGCCCCGCGATCGACGCCGAGGCCTCCACGAAGGACGACACCGCCGACGACATGGTGGCCGAGGCCGAAGCCGCGGCTCCCCGCATCCGGTGGGGCGTGGTGCAGGTCGCCGACGTGCTCTCGCGTCACCCCGCCTTCACGCAGCTGCGCGTAGAGATCCTCCATGGCAAGATGCCGTCCGACGAGAAGGACGCCGTCATGCAGGCGTTCTCGCGCGGCGACATCGATGTGCTCGTCGCGACGACCGTCGTGGAGGTCGGCGTAGACGTGCCGAACGCGTCGGCGATGGTGATCCTCGAGGCCGACCGCTTCGGCGTCTCGCAGCTGCACCAGCTGCGAGGCCGAGTCGGACGAGGCGGCCTGCCCGGCATCTGCCTTCTGGTGACCGAGGCCTCGGCGGGCACGTCGGCGCGCGCGAGGGTGGAGGCGGTGGCCAGCACGCTCGACGGCTTCGAACTGGCCGAGGTCGACCTCGAGCTGCGAGGGGAGGGCGACGTCCTCGGCGCCGTCCAGTCGGGTGCTCGCTCGTCGCTGCGACTGCTCCGCGTGGTCAAAGACGCCGACGTCATCGCCGAGGCTCGTGCGACCGCCGAGCTCATCTTCGCCGATGACCCCGCCCTCGCCCAGCATCCGGCTCTCGCAGCCGCGATCGACCGACGTGTCGGCGTGCTGGAGCGAGCAGCTCTCGCTCGTTCGTGA
- a CDS encoding GNAT family N-acetyltransferase encodes MNAPPAGLEIRPLTIPRTIDDPDAADFIAMTHVRNLVYAETSGHDDGRMAPAELLPNYAPDPAEIRYSWLVLLDGEPVGRVGVDVPQEAGSRVVFWLVELRRSVWGRGVGTAAYALVESTARAHGRTVLQTWAEHPPSPGDRLEPPTGFGSIPLDHIARFLQHRGHQLEQVERISALDLRDGLPRVRELCARATEAAVGYRAVQWRLPTPPEFVDGYAWMKSRMNTDAPAAGLEFDEEVWDAARVARADAKIVDAGRTALVTAAQHTETGELVAFNELVINNDLTEATSQYDTLVLSSHRGHKLGMLVKCVGLLAWLDIAPESPRVLTYNAEENRPMLDINEAIGFEPIGYEGAWKKVLSDPTTAGADTADSSDSSGS; translated from the coding sequence ATGAACGCCCCGCCCGCCGGACTCGAGATCCGGCCCCTCACCATTCCCCGCACGATCGACGACCCGGATGCCGCCGACTTCATCGCCATGACGCACGTGCGCAACCTCGTCTACGCGGAGACCTCCGGGCATGACGACGGCCGGATGGCCCCCGCCGAGCTCCTCCCGAACTATGCGCCGGATCCGGCCGAGATCCGATACTCCTGGCTCGTGCTCCTCGACGGCGAACCCGTCGGACGCGTCGGGGTCGACGTGCCGCAGGAAGCCGGGTCCCGCGTCGTGTTCTGGCTCGTCGAACTGCGACGGTCGGTGTGGGGCCGCGGGGTCGGAACCGCCGCGTACGCCCTGGTCGAGTCGACGGCTCGCGCGCATGGACGGACCGTGCTGCAGACGTGGGCGGAACATCCGCCCTCTCCCGGAGACCGGTTGGAACCGCCCACGGGGTTCGGGAGCATCCCCCTCGACCACATCGCGCGGTTCCTCCAGCATCGTGGACATCAGCTGGAGCAGGTCGAGCGCATCAGTGCTCTCGACCTTCGTGACGGACTCCCCCGGGTGCGAGAGTTGTGCGCGCGTGCCACGGAGGCTGCCGTGGGCTACCGGGCCGTGCAGTGGCGTCTCCCGACTCCGCCCGAATTCGTCGACGGCTACGCCTGGATGAAGTCGCGCATGAACACCGACGCACCCGCCGCCGGGCTCGAGTTCGACGAGGAAGTCTGGGACGCCGCCCGAGTCGCTCGCGCCGACGCGAAGATCGTCGACGCCGGGCGGACCGCCCTGGTCACCGCGGCGCAGCATACCGAGACGGGTGAGCTCGTCGCGTTCAACGAGCTCGTCATCAACAACGACCTCACCGAGGCGACCTCGCAGTACGACACTCTCGTGCTCTCATCGCACCGAGGCCACAAGCTCGGGATGCTGGTGAAGTGCGTGGGCCTGCTGGCCTGGCTCGACATCGCACCGGAATCGCCGCGAGTCCTCACGTACAACGCGGAGGAGAACCGGCCGATGCTCGACATCAACGAAGCCATCGGGTTCGAACCGATCGGCTACGAGGGCGCCTGGAAGAAGGTGCTCAGCGACCCGACGACGGCAGGCGCTGACACCGCGGACAGTAGTGACTCGAGCGGTTCGTGA
- the rnc gene encoding ribonuclease III yields MTVASAERQTLIDRLGVDIDPELLSLALTHRSFAYENGHIPHNERLEFLGDSVLGQAVTVRLFTRHPDLDEGSLAKRRASVVSTVALAEVARRIGLGDHVLLGRGEMLTGGRDKDSILADTTEAVIGAAYLSAGQDEATALVLRLVEPLLDDPERYGAAMDPKTSLQELAAQQGASAPSYEVDATGPDHDRRFTATVRVGDVVTRGQGTSKKQAEMAAALAAWRELGGRA; encoded by the coding sequence GTGACAGTCGCTTCTGCTGAGCGCCAGACGCTCATCGACAGGCTCGGGGTCGATATCGACCCCGAGCTTCTGTCGCTTGCCCTCACCCATCGTTCGTTCGCGTACGAGAACGGCCACATCCCCCACAACGAGCGCCTCGAGTTCCTGGGCGACTCCGTGCTGGGGCAGGCCGTGACCGTGCGCCTGTTCACCCGGCATCCCGACCTCGACGAGGGGTCGCTCGCCAAGCGCCGCGCCAGCGTCGTGTCGACCGTTGCTCTCGCGGAGGTCGCGCGGCGCATCGGTCTCGGGGATCACGTGCTCCTGGGTCGGGGCGAGATGCTCACCGGCGGGCGCGATAAGGATTCGATCCTCGCCGACACGACCGAGGCCGTGATCGGCGCGGCCTACCTCTCGGCCGGCCAGGACGAGGCGACGGCCCTGGTGCTGCGCCTGGTCGAACCCCTTCTCGATGACCCGGAGCGCTACGGCGCGGCGATGGATCCGAAGACGAGTCTCCAGGAGCTGGCCGCTCAGCAGGGGGCGTCCGCGCCGAGCTACGAGGTCGATGCGACGGGCCCCGACCACGACCGGCGCTTCACGGCCACGGTCCGCGTCGGCGACGTGGTCACCCGCGGCCAGGGCACCAGCAAGAAGCAGGCCGAGATGGCGGCTGCGCTAGCGGCGTGGCGCGAACTCGGCGGACGTGCCTGA
- the mutM gene encoding bifunctional DNA-formamidopyrimidine glycosylase/DNA-(apurinic or apyrimidinic site) lyase — MPELPEVEVVRAGLAPAVSGARIAAVTVLDERALTRHGDSGPSFERALMGRSFTAAVRRGKFLWLPLAHSGPDPQAMIAHLGMSGQMLLRPSGAPVERHERVRLDLQHPTHGELAVVFADQRTFGSLAIDALEPTPDGAAGGRGDAAAVAPRQVAHIARDPLDPAFRDGVFRSVLARKASGIKRVLLDQTVVSGIGNIYADESLWAARIHPETLALDLSTRAVNRLLAEVRAVLEKALAEGGTSFDAQYVNVNGQAGYFAHSLNAYGRTGEPCARCGRPIMRVSFTNRSSHYCPRCQRLPSSGR, encoded by the coding sequence GTGCCTGAGCTCCCCGAGGTCGAGGTCGTCCGCGCCGGCCTCGCGCCCGCCGTCTCCGGCGCGCGCATCGCGGCGGTGACCGTGCTCGACGAGCGCGCACTCACACGCCACGGCGACAGCGGCCCTTCATTCGAGCGTGCTCTGATGGGTCGTTCGTTCACCGCCGCGGTGCGCCGGGGGAAGTTCCTCTGGCTGCCCCTCGCCCACAGCGGCCCCGACCCGCAGGCGATGATCGCGCACCTCGGCATGAGCGGGCAGATGCTGCTGCGGCCGTCGGGCGCTCCCGTGGAGCGCCATGAACGCGTGCGGCTCGATCTGCAGCATCCGACGCACGGCGAGCTTGCCGTCGTCTTCGCGGATCAGCGCACGTTCGGCTCGCTCGCGATCGACGCACTCGAACCGACGCCCGACGGCGCCGCCGGGGGCCGAGGAGATGCGGCCGCGGTCGCTCCGCGCCAGGTTGCGCACATCGCCCGCGATCCTCTCGACCCCGCCTTTCGAGACGGCGTCTTCCGTTCGGTGCTCGCCCGCAAGGCGTCGGGGATCAAACGCGTCCTCCTCGACCAGACCGTCGTGAGCGGCATCGGCAACATTTACGCCGACGAGTCGCTCTGGGCCGCGCGCATCCATCCGGAGACGCTCGCGCTCGATCTGTCGACCCGGGCCGTGAACCGGTTGCTCGCGGAGGTTCGAGCCGTGCTGGAGAAGGCTCTCGCCGAGGGCGGCACGAGCTTCGACGCGCAGTACGTCAACGTGAACGGACAGGCGGGCTACTTCGCGCACTCGCTCAACGCCTACGGGCGCACGGGGGAGCCGTGCGCCCGCTGCGGGCGACCGATCATGCGGGTGTCGTTCACGAACCGCTCGAGTCACTACTGTCCGCGGTGTCAGCGCCTGCCGTCGTCGGGTCGCTGA
- a CDS encoding RsmD family RNA methyltransferase: MTRIISGSAGGTVLDVPPKGTRPTSERVRESLFGALDAAGLVDGARVVDLYAGSGALGLEAASRGAASVDLVEHAPQAVALIRRNAERVAKALGSPPPLRAHRATVTGFLRDAAGPYDLVFVDPPYDVSDGDLTEALTALAPHLSPDAVVIVERAKRSPGPRWIDAGLEPLRDRVYGDTAMWWGQPLPASQSL; this comes from the coding sequence GTGACCCGCATCATCTCCGGCTCGGCCGGAGGCACCGTGCTCGACGTGCCTCCGAAGGGCACCCGCCCCACGAGCGAACGTGTCCGCGAGTCGCTCTTCGGTGCGCTCGACGCGGCCGGGCTCGTCGACGGCGCGAGGGTGGTCGACCTCTACGCCGGATCGGGCGCGCTCGGACTCGAGGCCGCGAGCCGAGGCGCCGCATCCGTCGATCTCGTAGAGCATGCTCCGCAGGCCGTGGCACTGATCCGACGCAACGCCGAGCGCGTCGCGAAGGCACTCGGGAGCCCGCCGCCTCTCCGGGCCCACCGCGCGACGGTGACCGGATTCCTCCGAGACGCCGCGGGGCCGTACGACCTCGTCTTCGTCGACCCGCCCTACGACGTCTCCGACGGCGATCTGACCGAGGCTCTGACCGCCCTCGCCCCGCACCTGTCGCCCGATGCCGTCGTGATCGTCGAGCGCGCCAAGCGCTCTCCCGGTCCTCGGTGGATCGACGCGGGCCTCGAGCCCCTCCGCGACCGCGTCTACGGCGACACGGCGATGTGGTGGGGTCAGCCTCTTCCCGCGTCCCAGTCCCTGTAG
- a CDS encoding YceD family protein: MLHVRDIVHHPGEMREFELDLDTPEKWGEGLVSIPAGEPLDLDVRLESVHEGILVTGTADTRLTGVCGRCLQDIAEPVEVEFQELFTYPGNEAADFEVQDDYVDLETLIRDAIVLSLPFQPVCQPDCLGLDPETGERLTESTSESERTPVDPRWAALQQYPSDPDGEAPRRATPESEDTVTEKS; the protein is encoded by the coding sequence ATGCTGCACGTCCGCGATATCGTCCACCACCCGGGGGAGATGCGCGAGTTCGAGCTCGACCTCGACACGCCCGAGAAATGGGGCGAGGGCCTCGTGTCCATCCCGGCGGGCGAACCGCTCGACCTCGACGTGCGTCTCGAGTCCGTGCACGAAGGCATCCTCGTCACCGGCACGGCCGACACGCGGCTGACCGGGGTGTGCGGCCGCTGCCTTCAAGACATCGCCGAGCCTGTCGAAGTCGAGTTTCAGGAGCTTTTCACGTATCCTGGAAACGAAGCGGCTGATTTCGAGGTTCAAGACGATTACGTAGATCTTGAAACTCTGATCAGGGACGCCATTGTCCTCTCGCTTCCGTTCCAGCCGGTGTGTCAGCCGGATTGCCTCGGGCTCGACCCGGAAACAGGCGAGCGACTGACCGAGAGCACCAGCGAAAGCGAGCGAACGCCTGTCGATCCTCGATGGGCTGCGCTCCAGCAGTACCCCTCAGACCCTGACGGCGAAGCGCCCCGCCGCGCCACGCCCGAATCCGAAGACACCGTCACAGAGAAGAGCTAG
- the rpmF gene encoding 50S ribosomal protein L32: MAGNPPKRKVSRSNTRSRRAQWKAAPITLTTTVENGKVVYSRPHQAKVVTDSQGTELFLEYKGRKVADV; encoded by the coding sequence ATGGCAGGTAACCCCCCGAAGCGGAAGGTCTCCCGCTCCAACACGCGCTCGCGCCGTGCCCAGTGGAAGGCTGCCCCCATCACGCTGACCACCACGGTCGAGAACGGCAAGGTCGTCTACAGCCGTCCGCACCAGGCCAAGGTCGTCACCGACTCGCAGGGCACCGAGCTGTTCCTGGAGTACAAGGGACGCAAGGTCGCCGACGTCTGA